The Synechococcus sp. WH 8101 sequence GCGTCTCTTCCTGCATGCTCACCAGCACCGCTGGCTCGCTGAGGAAGGGATCGCGGGTCAGGGCGTCGGCCTGATTCGCTTGCGAGGGTGGCGGCTCTGACGCCGTCTGCTCACAGGCTTCCAGGCCCTGTTCTGCCAGCTCTCGCAGGGTGTCGGATGGTTGGCTGTCCAGCACCAGGCGGTACGGCCCGTGTGCGGCGATCGGATCCTTGAGGCCATGAAACTGCACGTGGCCCAGCAGAAGGGCCACAAAGGCGCGCCAGGCCAGTCGTGCTTCGTTGTTGTCGCCGCCGGCCGGCACGCTGTCCAGCTCCTGCAGCAACTGTTCGGTGATCGTTGCGGCACGGCGGTAGTCGCCAGCGCCATAGGCCTGCTCTGCATCGAGATAGCGCTGCTGGAAGTCGTCGTTCATGGCGAGCCGTTGCGCTGCTCCAGTTGTACCGAGCGAGCATTCCAGTGAATCCGCCAACCGGCCGGCAGGTCGCGGCCGGCTGCCGCGGCGCCCGGGCATATGGCCTGGGCCAGCTCGGTCAGGCACGCTGCGGTCACGGTGGGAGCGCCGTTGCGGCGCAGCCAGTGGGCCAGAAGATTGCGGCGGAGGGGCTCCGGTTGGCTGGCCAGAGGTCGCCGGGGTAGGCGTCGGCTGGCCTGTGGGGCAGGGTCTGCGTCCAGGCCCACAAGACCCTGCAGGGCCAGATCCATCAGCTCGCTCTGGCTGTCCTGAAGCCCGGCCATCCGGTCCGCCAGGTCCGCCAGGCGCTCCGTGCAGCCAGGGTGCAGGCTCTCCAGCACCGGCAGCACCTCGGCGCGGATGCGGTTGCGTCCGTAGCTGGGGTCAGTGTTGCTGGGGTCCTGCCACACCGGCAGGGCTAGCTCCTGGCAGATCGTGGCGGTGTCTGTTCGGCTGAAATCCACCAAGGGACGCACCAATGGCAGCTCACCCTCGCTCTCCAGGGGGCGCTGGCTGCGCTGACCACCGAGTCCGGCCAAGTCCGTTCCCCGTGCCAGCTGCAGCAGCAGGGTTTCGGCGCGGTCGCTGGCGGTGTGGGCGGTGATCACCACGCGGCATGGGCTCTGGGGGTGCAGGGCGCTGAGCCGTTCGGCTTCGGCGGCGAGGGCGCCATACCGCCAGGCGCGGGCACCGGCTTCGCTGCGCTCATGGCTCTCCAACGCGGCACGCGTCACTGCCAGATCCAGACCCTCCGCACGGCACCAGGCCTGCAGGTCCGCCGCGATCCGGCTGGATCCCGCATGCCAGCCGTGGTCGCCATGCCAGAGATGGAGCTGCCAGCGATGCAGGGGCTGCAGGTCCCGCAGCAGCGCCAGCAGGGCCATCGAGTCCTGTCCGCCCGAGAGGGCCAGCAGCAGTCGACCGCCCTGCGGCAACCAGTGCGGTTGGCGCAGCAGGCGCCGATGCAGGCGGTCGTGCCAGACGGTCCAGCCCATGGGACGC is a genomic window containing:
- the tilS gene encoding tRNA lysidine(34) synthetase TilS — encoded protein: MGWTVWHDRLHRRLLRQPHWLPQGGRLLLALSGGQDSMALLALLRDLQPLHRWQLHLWHGDHGWHAGSSRIAADLQAWCRAEGLDLAVTRAALESHERSEAGARAWRYGALAAEAERLSALHPQSPCRVVITAHTASDRAETLLLQLARGTDLAGLGGQRSQRPLESEGELPLVRPLVDFSRTDTATICQELALPVWQDPSNTDPSYGRNRIRAEVLPVLESLHPGCTERLADLADRMAGLQDSQSELMDLALQGLVGLDADPAPQASRRLPRRPLASQPEPLRRNLLAHWLRRNGAPTVTAACLTELAQAICPGAAAAGRDLPAGWRIHWNARSVQLEQRNGSP